From Paracoccus aminovorans, one genomic window encodes:
- a CDS encoding 2Fe-2S iron-sulfur cluster-binding protein, which produces MNRHFSGAAEAPVQQITITVDGQEVSVPEGSTILTACDAAGKITPTLCYGDTLTPKNACRVCMVELEGSRVLVPSCSRKVQPGMVVKTDSERVRHSRRLVLELLGSSVDLSTTPRIPEWMDRYGADPDRYGPRAGKSHERDIHEPGEHHVGDGSTAATMAQPDKVDNDLYVREYDKCILCYKCVDACGTQWQNTFAIQIAGRGFDSQISTEYAVELPDSACVFCGNCVEVCPTGALSFKSEYDMRAEGTWDEAKQTETTTICTYCGVGCNLNLHVQDNKIVKVTAPHDHDIGHGNLCIKGRFGFAHVQSRKKHGDR; this is translated from the coding sequence ATGAACCGGCATTTCAGCGGTGCCGCCGAGGCGCCCGTCCAGCAGATCACGATCACCGTCGACGGCCAGGAGGTCAGCGTCCCCGAGGGAAGCACCATCCTGACGGCCTGCGACGCGGCGGGGAAGATCACGCCGACGCTCTGCTATGGCGACACGCTTACGCCCAAGAATGCCTGCCGGGTCTGCATGGTCGAGCTTGAAGGCTCGCGCGTCCTCGTGCCCTCCTGCTCGCGCAAGGTCCAGCCCGGCATGGTGGTCAAGACCGACAGCGAACGGGTGCGGCACAGCCGCCGCCTGGTGCTGGAACTGCTCGGCTCCTCGGTCGACCTGTCCACCACGCCGCGCATCCCCGAATGGATGGATCGATACGGCGCCGATCCGGATCGTTACGGCCCGAGGGCCGGCAAGAGCCATGAGCGCGATATCCATGAACCGGGCGAGCATCACGTCGGGGACGGCAGCACCGCCGCCACGATGGCCCAGCCGGACAAGGTCGACAACGACCTCTACGTGCGCGAGTACGACAAGTGCATCCTGTGCTACAAATGCGTGGATGCCTGCGGGACGCAATGGCAGAACACCTTCGCGATCCAGATCGCGGGGCGCGGGTTCGATTCGCAGATCTCGACCGAATATGCCGTCGAACTGCCGGATTCCGCCTGCGTCTTCTGCGGCAACTGCGTCGAGGTCTGCCCGACCGGAGCTCTGTCGTTCAAGTCCGAATACGACATGCGCGCCGAGGGCACCTGGGACGAGGCGAAGCAGACCGAGACCACCACGATCTGCACCTATTGCGGCGTCGGCTGCAACCTGAACCTGCACGTTCAGGACAACAAGATCGTCAAGGTGACGGCGCCCCACGACCACGACATCGGCCACGGCAATCTGTGCATCAAGGGCAGGTTCGGCTTTGCGCATGTCCAGAGCCGCAAGAAGCACGGCGACCGCTGA
- a CDS encoding ABC transporter permease, which translates to MRAIGLLYPVGMFDRFWASGVERLTGAAPGLLLPGSGAALVLAYSARFMAISTGGIEARFACIPPSLDHAARMLGRTPTGAFLGIHLPLSKTAIASAGLLVFVDCMKELPATLLLRPLNFETLAAHLYGEAAQGTYEEAAIAALLIVLIGMPPDIVPNGPGTRLTRARPAVKPRDPGAAAT; encoded by the coding sequence GTGCGGGCCATAGGCCTGCTTTACCCGGTCGGCATGTTCGACCGTTTCTGGGCCAGCGGCGTCGAGCGGCTGACCGGCGCTGCACCCGGCCTTCTGCTGCCGGGGTCCGGTGCCGCGCTGGTGCTGGCCTATTCCGCGCGGTTCATGGCAATTTCCACCGGCGGGATCGAGGCCCGGTTCGCCTGCATCCCGCCCTCGCTGGACCATGCGGCGCGGATGCTGGGCCGAACGCCCACGGGCGCGTTCCTGGGCATCCATCTGCCGCTTTCCAAAACCGCGATCGCCTCGGCCGGCCTGCTTGTCTTTGTGGACTGCATGAAGGAACTGCCGGCAACATTGCTGCTGCGGCCTCTGAATTTCGAGACCCTGGCGGCCCATCTTTATGGCGAGGCCGCCCAAGGCACCTACGAGGAAGCCGCGATTGCCGCCCTGCTGATCGTCCTGATCGGCATGCCTCCGGATATTGTCCCGAATGGGCCGGGGACGCGCCTGACCCGGGCCCGTCCTGCCGTCAAGCCTCGCGATCCGGGGGCGGCGGCAACGTGA
- a CDS encoding sensor histidine kinase, protein MGRASLSRRVALFTTLGLAAVWAGAVLLMAAVLWSEQDELFDQQLVETAHVLLPLVSRMQAQAVVVEVPQPDVPMDEALLYRLVARDGRVLRQSAQAGRAVLPDPAGLAPRRVVEAAGYRLYATPFNASGHALQIAAPLAERREAFREGMTGFLLPMAALLPLTWLIVGWVSRRSLAPLRELGAEISARDSSRLDMIDAGDWPQDLMQIAGVVNGFMARLSQALQAERAFATNAAHELRTPVAIALAQTQQLRESATAPAQIARLDALERALQRMRRLVARLLQLARADAGIGDSAVAHDLAALTRLVIAERALPDAARLDVDLPSAPVMARMDPDAFAIVLSNLIDNALQHAPPGSPVQLRLRQGAVLEIANPGRAVASADLAGLTQRFARHGGDGFGLGLHICQQIVSAAGGRLEIVSPAPSRTDGFVARVTLPPPPDREA, encoded by the coding sequence ATGGGACGCGCCAGCCTTTCGCGGCGCGTCGCCCTGTTCACCACGCTGGGCCTGGCGGCGGTCTGGGCGGGGGCGGTGCTGCTGATGGCAGCGGTGCTCTGGTCGGAGCAGGACGAGCTTTTCGACCAGCAACTTGTGGAAACCGCCCATGTGCTGCTGCCGCTGGTCTCGCGCATGCAGGCCCAGGCCGTGGTGGTCGAGGTGCCGCAGCCCGATGTGCCCATGGATGAGGCGCTGCTTTATCGCCTGGTCGCACGCGACGGACGCGTGCTGCGGCAATCGGCCCAGGCCGGGCGCGCGGTCTTGCCGGATCCGGCGGGCCTTGCCCCCCGCCGGGTCGTCGAGGCGGCGGGCTATCGGCTCTATGCCACGCCCTTCAATGCTTCCGGCCATGCCTTGCAGATCGCCGCGCCGCTGGCCGAGCGGCGCGAGGCGTTTCGCGAAGGCATGACCGGCTTCCTGCTGCCGATGGCGGCGCTTCTGCCGCTGACCTGGCTGATCGTCGGCTGGGTGTCACGGCGGTCGCTGGCGCCGCTGCGCGAACTCGGGGCCGAGATTTCAGCCCGCGACAGCAGCCGCCTCGACATGATCGACGCCGGCGATTGGCCCCAGGACCTGATGCAGATCGCCGGCGTGGTCAACGGCTTCATGGCCCGCCTCTCGCAGGCGCTGCAGGCCGAGCGGGCCTTTGCCACCAATGCCGCCCATGAGCTGCGCACCCCGGTCGCCATCGCCCTGGCCCAGACCCAGCAACTGCGCGAAAGCGCGACCGCGCCCGCGCAGATCGCGCGTCTCGACGCGCTGGAGCGCGCCTTGCAGCGCATGCGACGGCTTGTGGCGCGCCTGCTGCAACTGGCCCGCGCGGATGCCGGAATCGGCGATTCCGCCGTGGCCCATGACCTGGCGGCGCTGACCCGGCTGGTGATCGCAGAGCGCGCCTTGCCGGACGCTGCCCGACTGGACGTCGATCTGCCCTCGGCACCGGTCATGGCGCGAATGGACCCGGATGCCTTTGCCATCGTGTTGTCGAACCTGATCGACAATGCCTTGCAGCACGCTCCGCCCGGCAGCCCCGTGCAGCTCCGCCTGCGGCAAGGCGCCGTGCTTGAGATCGCAAACCCGGGCAGGGCGGTCGCCTCGGCCGATCTGGCCGGGCTCACGCAACGCTTCGCGCGCCATGGTGGCGACGGGTTCGGCCTGGGCCTGCATATCTGTCAGCAGATCGTTTCGGCGGCCGGAGGCCGGCTGGAGATCGTCTCGCCGGCGCCAAGCCGCACGGATGGCTTTGTCGCACGCGTCACGTTGCCGCCGCCCCCGGATCGCGAGGCTTGA
- a CDS encoding response regulator: MRLLVVEDEPDLAEAVGAYLRAAGHAVDLAEGAEDAAAALAATDYDLLLLDLGLPDGDGLSLLRGLRGRGARVPVLIVTARDRITERIAGLEAGADDYLVKPYDLDEMHARILAIHRRAAGTAEIERRFGRLLILPERRQVLLDGGPVHLTLREWALIERLSRRPDVTTSRAQMEDALYGFGDEVESNAIEAHVSRLRAKLGRDAIVTERGFGYRMGRI; encoded by the coding sequence ATGAGGCTGCTTGTCGTCGAGGACGAGCCGGATCTGGCCGAGGCCGTCGGCGCGTATCTGCGCGCCGCGGGCCATGCCGTCGATCTGGCAGAGGGCGCCGAGGATGCGGCGGCGGCGCTGGCGGCGACGGATTATGATCTGCTGCTGCTGGACCTGGGGCTGCCCGACGGCGACGGCCTGTCGCTGTTGCGCGGCCTGCGTGGCCGAGGCGCGCGGGTGCCGGTGCTGATCGTCACCGCCCGCGACCGGATCACCGAACGGATCGCCGGGCTGGAGGCCGGCGCGGACGACTATCTGGTCAAGCCCTATGATCTGGACGAGATGCACGCCCGCATCCTGGCGATCCACCGCCGCGCTGCCGGAACCGCCGAGATCGAGCGGCGCTTCGGCCGCTTGCTGATCCTGCCCGAGCGGCGGCAGGTGCTGCTGGACGGCGGCCCGGTGCATCTGACGCTGCGCGAATGGGCCCTGATCGAGCGGCTGAGCCGCCGCCCCGACGTGACCACCAGCCGCGCGCAGATGGAGGACGCGCTTTATGGATTCGGCGACGAGGTGGAAAGCAACGCCATCGAGGCGCATGTCAGCCGGCTGCGCGCCAAGCTGGGGCGGGACGCCATCGTGACCGAGCGCGGCTTCGGCTATCGCATGGGTCGGATCTGA
- a CDS encoding lipid-A-disaccharide synthase N-terminal domain-containing protein, translating into MTANTIWLGIGFLGQLLFTSRFLVQWIASERARRSIVPLAFWWFSLAGGATLLAYAIWRRDPVFAIGQASGLVIYIRNLMLIGRAPRLEKPA; encoded by the coding sequence ATGACGGCAAACACCATCTGGCTTGGGATCGGTTTCCTTGGCCAGCTCCTTTTCACCTCGCGCTTTCTGGTGCAATGGATCGCCAGCGAGCGCGCGCGCCGCAGCATCGTGCCGTTGGCGTTCTGGTGGTTCAGCCTGGCCGGCGGCGCGACCCTGCTGGCCTATGCGATCTGGCGGCGCGATCCCGTTTTCGCCATCGGGCAGGCCAGCGGCCTGGTGATCTATATCCGCAACCTGATGCTGATCGGCCGTGCTCCGCGCCTTGAGAAACCGGCATGA
- a CDS encoding ArnT family glycosyltransferase — MIRRHPVALAVGCLLLTATLGLLLRPLAPIDETRYLAVAWEMHTTGNWLVPSKNFAFYSDKPPLLFWAINLVWLVTGVSTLAARLVGPACACLAIWLTARLARRLWPEDPEAGGRAALALAGLAVFALSGSLTMFDAPLAVCVLLGLIALDAARPEDRTSWTRFGAAIALGVLTKGPVILFHLLPAALLFPLWSRNEIRWRQLPGCLGFAVMVALGLVALWLVPAAIAGGPAWREAVLWHQSAGRLAESFAHARPWWWYLALLPVLGFPLLWSPALWHEGRQFSWRQDRGLRLCLIWTGAALALFSLTSGKQLHYLVPELPALALVAARLGRNVPGFGLQPAIIAIGLAALAAVGAGFAPLPLRLRMLFDPASAFLAWALLAVALCWAATRWRGAAGAMILSLGLLLATNLLIGTTRTAQVYDAAAIAARMATHRADGLAFAGAPYHAEFNFAARLTKPVAELPDPAALRSWAALHPQGLIVGRIDQSTPPWQPHETILFRNQDYGIWSVADAPLTERNPG; from the coding sequence ATGATCCGGCGGCACCCCGTAGCCCTGGCCGTCGGCTGCCTGCTGCTGACGGCCACGTTGGGACTGCTGTTGCGACCGCTGGCACCCATCGACGAGACCCGATATCTCGCCGTCGCCTGGGAGATGCACACGACCGGCAACTGGCTGGTGCCCAGCAAGAACTTCGCGTTCTACAGCGACAAGCCGCCGCTGTTGTTCTGGGCGATCAACCTCGTCTGGCTGGTGACCGGCGTCAGCACCCTCGCCGCTCGGCTGGTCGGGCCGGCCTGCGCCTGTCTGGCAATCTGGCTGACGGCGCGACTGGCGCGGCGGCTCTGGCCCGAGGATCCGGAAGCGGGCGGCCGTGCCGCCCTGGCACTCGCGGGACTCGCGGTCTTCGCGCTTTCGGGCAGCCTGACGATGTTCGACGCGCCGCTGGCGGTCTGCGTCCTTCTGGGCCTGATCGCGCTGGATGCGGCGCGGCCCGAGGACCGGACGTCCTGGACCCGCTTCGGTGCCGCCATCGCGCTTGGCGTGCTGACCAAGGGACCGGTGATCCTGTTCCATCTGCTGCCCGCCGCGCTGCTTTTTCCCTTGTGGAGCCGGAACGAGATCCGCTGGCGCCAGCTTCCGGGGTGCCTCGGTTTCGCGGTCATGGTGGCGCTGGGGCTGGTCGCGCTGTGGCTGGTCCCGGCGGCCATCGCCGGCGGTCCGGCCTGGCGCGAGGCCGTCCTGTGGCATCAAAGCGCCGGGCGGCTGGCCGAATCCTTCGCCCATGCCCGGCCCTGGTGGTGGTATCTGGCCCTGCTGCCGGTCTTGGGCTTTCCGCTGCTCTGGAGCCCGGCGCTATGGCACGAAGGCCGGCAGTTCTCGTGGCGGCAGGATCGCGGGCTGAGGCTCTGCCTGATCTGGACAGGCGCGGCGCTGGCGCTGTTCAGCCTGACCAGCGGCAAGCAATTGCATTACCTGGTGCCGGAACTGCCCGCCCTGGCGCTGGTGGCGGCCCGGCTGGGGCGGAATGTGCCCGGCTTCGGCCTGCAACCGGCGATCATCGCAATCGGCCTGGCCGCGCTGGCAGCGGTGGGGGCCGGGTTCGCCCCGTTGCCGCTGCGGCTGCGCATGCTGTTCGATCCCGCCAGCGCCTTTTTGGCTTGGGCCTTGCTGGCCGTGGCGCTGTGTTGGGCGGCGACACGCTGGCGGGGCGCAGCCGGGGCAATGATCCTGTCGCTGGGATTGCTGCTGGCCACGAACCTGTTGATCGGCACGACCCGGACGGCGCAGGTCTATGACGCCGCGGCCATTGCCGCGCGGATGGCCACGCATCGGGCCGACGGGCTGGCCTTCGCGGGCGCCCCTTACCATGCCGAATTCAACTTTGCCGCCCGGCTGACGAAGCCGGTCGCCGAACTGCCCGACCCGGCCGCGCTGCGGTCCTGGGCCGCCCTGCATCCGCAAGGGCTGATCGTCGGCCGGATCGACCAATCCACCCCGCCCTGGCAGCCGCACGAGACGATCCTGTTCCGCAATCAGGATTACGGGATCTGGTCCGTGGCGGACGCTCCCCTGACAGAAAGGAACCCCGGATGA
- a CDS encoding glycosyltransferase family 2 protein: MNDKPLSVSVVIPVRDEAAAIEPLIREIAAAMIDRHYETIVVDDGSDDGTDRILQALAARMPGLRLHRHHRSRGQSAAIRSGVRLARAPLIVTLDGDGQNPPDQIPLLLAPFASDAPGLGLVQGQRAVRRDSLAKRLASRCANGLRDALLHDGVRDSGCGLKAFRRDAYLDLPFFDHIHRFMPAMMLREGWRVETVDVTHRPRQSGRSKYSNLARGLVGIPDLMGAAWLIRRSGRRGLAAPEPQHRLSAVACREDEAQP, translated from the coding sequence ATGAACGACAAGCCGCTCTCCGTCTCGGTGGTCATACCCGTCCGCGACGAGGCCGCCGCCATCGAGCCGCTGATCCGCGAGATCGCCGCCGCGATGATCGACCGCCACTACGAGACCATCGTGGTCGATGATGGGTCGGACGACGGCACCGACCGCATCTTGCAGGCGCTGGCAGCGCGAATGCCGGGCCTGCGCCTGCACCGCCATCACCGTTCGCGCGGACAATCCGCGGCGATACGCAGCGGCGTGCGGCTGGCGCGGGCACCGCTGATCGTGACGCTGGACGGCGACGGGCAAAACCCTCCCGACCAGATTCCGCTGCTCTTGGCACCCTTCGCGAGCGACGCGCCCGGCCTTGGCCTGGTGCAGGGCCAACGGGCGGTGCGGCGGGACAGCCTGGCGAAACGGCTGGCCTCGCGCTGCGCGAACGGCCTGCGGGACGCGCTGCTGCACGACGGGGTAAGAGATTCCGGCTGCGGGCTCAAGGCGTTCCGGCGCGATGCCTACCTGGACCTGCCCTTCTTCGATCACATCCATCGTTTCATGCCGGCCATGATGCTGCGCGAGGGCTGGCGGGTCGAGACCGTCGACGTCACCCATCGTCCGCGCCAGAGCGGCCGCTCGAAATACTCGAACCTCGCGCGAGGGCTGGTGGGCATTCCCGACCTGATGGGGGCGGCATGGCTGATCCGCCGCTCGGGTCGCCGGGGACTGGCCGCGCCGGAACCGCAGCACCGCCTTTCTGCCGTCGCCTGCCGCGAAGATGAGGCACAGCCATGA
- a CDS encoding nucleotide sugar dehydrogenase translates to MRIAVAGLGYVGLANAVLLAQNHDVTGVDVSPERVAQVNAGKSPVADGELTAWLGRQDLRLRATLDADAAYRGADLVIVATPTDYDPLAHSFDTSSVRSVIAQVAAVNPRATIVVRSTVPVGFTLAQASRPDGRQVVFAPEFLREGKALHDSLHPSRMVVGERSDRGRRIATLLLEGTRSDDVEVLLTGPSEAEAIKLFSNTYLAMRVAFFNELDSYALVRGLDSRQIIRGACLDPRIGKHYNNPSFGYGGYCLPKDSKQLLANYGQVPQSLIAAIVDANRTRKDFLAEHIVAAAPGTVGIYRLTTKAGSDNFRQSAVQGIMKRIKAKGIEIIVHEPELHEDRFFGSKVQPDLQSFKAECDLILANRWSPELDDVQDKVFTRDLFGAD, encoded by the coding sequence ATGAGGATCGCGGTCGCTGGGCTTGGCTATGTGGGACTGGCGAACGCCGTGCTGCTGGCGCAGAACCACGATGTAACCGGCGTCGACGTGTCGCCTGAACGGGTGGCACAGGTGAACGCCGGGAAAAGCCCGGTCGCCGACGGCGAGTTGACGGCCTGGCTGGGACGCCAGGACTTGCGGTTGCGGGCGACGCTGGACGCGGACGCGGCCTATCGCGGCGCGGACCTCGTTATCGTCGCCACGCCCACGGATTACGACCCTCTGGCCCATTCCTTCGACACCTCCAGTGTCCGTTCGGTGATTGCGCAGGTGGCCGCTGTGAACCCGCGGGCCACCATCGTGGTCCGGTCCACCGTGCCCGTCGGGTTCACCTTGGCACAGGCATCGCGACCGGACGGACGGCAAGTCGTCTTCGCCCCCGAGTTTCTGCGCGAGGGCAAGGCCTTGCACGACAGCCTGCATCCGAGCCGCATGGTTGTCGGCGAGCGTTCGGACCGCGGGCGCCGCATCGCCACCCTGCTGCTCGAAGGCACCCGGTCCGACGATGTCGAGGTGCTGCTGACCGGCCCAAGCGAAGCCGAAGCGATCAAGCTCTTTTCCAACACCTATCTTGCCATGCGCGTCGCCTTCTTCAACGAGTTGGACAGCTATGCCCTGGTCCGCGGCCTCGACAGCCGCCAGATCATCCGCGGCGCCTGTCTCGACCCCCGGATCGGCAAGCATTACAACAACCCGTCCTTCGGCTATGGCGGCTATTGCCTGCCCAAAGACAGCAAGCAGTTGCTGGCCAATTACGGACAGGTGCCGCAAAGCCTGATCGCCGCCATCGTGGACGCGAACCGCACACGCAAGGATTTCCTGGCCGAACACATCGTCGCCGCCGCGCCCGGCACCGTAGGCATCTACCGGCTGACGACCAAGGCGGGTTCGGACAATTTCCGCCAAAGCGCCGTGCAGGGGATCATGAAGCGCATCAAGGCCAAGGGCATCGAGATCATCGTCCACGAACCCGAGCTGCACGAGGATCGCTTTTTCGGCTCCAAGGTGCAGCCCGACCTGCAAAGCTTCAAGGCGGAATGCGATCTGATCCTGGCGAACCGCTGGAGTCCCGAGCTGGACGACGTGCAGGACAAGGTCTTTACCCGCGACCTGTTCGGAGCCGACTGA
- a CDS encoding NAD-dependent epimerase/dehydratase family protein: protein MRRALVTGCSGFIGFHLCRRLLADGIEVAGIDNLSDYYDPDLKLRRQAMLQADPGFSVVNASIETPGLLERMFRDHQPEIVVHLAAQAGVRHSIDQPRAYLSGNIAGTFELLEAARAVPPRHMLLASTSSVYGPNDRMPWRETDRTDHPMSFYAATKKATEAMAHAYAHLYRLPVTMFRFFTVYGPWGRPDMALFKFTRAILSGEPIDVYNRGDMQRDFTHVDDLVAAIRGLIDTPPPEGDEDVSPVAPWRVVNIGNSHPVMLGELIAAVERATGRPAIRRLLPMQPGDVPATWADNSTLRRLTGLSPNTEIRKGVQDFVDWYLRYYDPNAARTACATAALP, encoded by the coding sequence ATGCGCCGCGCCCTCGTCACCGGCTGCTCCGGATTCATCGGCTTTCACCTTTGCCGCCGCCTGCTGGCGGACGGAATCGAGGTCGCCGGCATAGACAATCTGTCGGACTATTACGATCCAGATCTGAAGCTGCGGCGCCAGGCGATGCTGCAGGCCGATCCGGGCTTCTCGGTGGTCAACGCCAGTATCGAGACCCCTGGCCTGCTGGAGCGCATGTTCCGCGACCACCAGCCCGAGATCGTCGTTCACCTGGCCGCCCAGGCCGGGGTGCGCCATTCGATCGACCAGCCGAGAGCCTATCTCTCCGGCAATATCGCCGGGACCTTTGAGCTGCTCGAAGCCGCGCGGGCGGTGCCGCCCCGGCACATGCTGCTGGCCTCGACGTCGTCGGTCTATGGTCCGAACGACCGCATGCCATGGCGTGAGACCGACCGGACCGACCATCCGATGTCTTTCTACGCGGCGACCAAGAAGGCCACCGAGGCGATGGCCCACGCCTATGCCCATCTTTACCGGCTGCCGGTGACCATGTTCCGCTTCTTCACCGTCTACGGCCCGTGGGGCCGGCCCGACATGGCGCTGTTCAAGTTCACCCGAGCGATCCTCAGCGGCGAACCGATCGACGTCTACAATCGCGGCGACATGCAGCGCGATTTCACCCATGTCGACGACCTGGTCGCGGCGATCCGCGGCCTGATCGACACGCCGCCGCCAGAGGGCGACGAAGATGTTTCCCCGGTGGCGCCGTGGAGGGTCGTCAATATCGGCAATTCCCACCCGGTGATGCTGGGCGAGCTGATCGCTGCGGTCGAACGGGCCACCGGCCGGCCCGCGATCCGCAGGCTTCTGCCCATGCAGCCGGGAGACGTGCCCGCGACATGGGCCGACAACTCGACGCTGCGCCGGCTGACCGGCCTGTCGCCCAACACGGAAATCCGTAAGGGCGTCCAGGATTTCGTTGACTGGTATTTGCGGTATTACGATCCGAATGCTGCTCGAACGGCGTGCGCGACCGCGGCGCTCCCGTGA